The following proteins are co-located in the Engraulis encrasicolus isolate BLACKSEA-1 chromosome 2, IST_EnEncr_1.0, whole genome shotgun sequence genome:
- the septin2 gene encoding septin-2 isoform X1: MSQVDKLKQGQFTNPETPGYVGFANLPNQVHRKSVKKGFEFTLMVVGESGLGKSTLINSLFLTDLYPERIIPGAAEKIERTVQIEASTVEIEERGVKLRLTVVDTPGYGDAINSQDCFSTIIAYIDDQFERYLHDESGLNRRHIVDNRVHCCFYFISPLGHGLKPLDVQFMKAIHNKVNVVPVIAKADTLTLRERERLKRRILDEIDEHGIKIYHLPDAESDEDEDFKEQTRILKASIPFAVVGSNQQIEAKGKKVRGRLYPWGVVEVENPEHNDFLKLRTMLITHMQDLQEVTQDLHYENFRSERLKRGGRKEQPVPEEMDKDMILQEKEAELRRMQEMIAKMQAQMQKQGDGEGDHA, encoded by the exons ATGTCTCAGGTAGATAAACTCAAG CAAGGGCAGTTCACCAACCCAGAAACGCCTGGTTATGTTGGATTCGCAAATCTCCCCAACCAAGTCCATCGAAAATCAGTGAAGAAAGGCTTCGAGTTCACGCTCATGGTCGTTG GGGAGTCTGGGCTGGGGAAGTCGACGTTGATCAACAGCCTCTTTCTGACTGACCTGTACCCTGAGAGGATCATCCCGGGGGCAGCAG aaAAGATTGAGCGTACGGTACAGATTGAGGCGTCCACAGTTGAAATTGAGGAGCGCGGTGTGAAGCTCCGTCTGACTGTGGTCGACACGCCTGGCTACGGAGATGCCATCAACAGCCAGGACTG CTTCAGCACCATTATTGCCTACATCGACGACCAGTTCGAGCGCTACCTGCATGACGAGAGCGGCCTGAACCGCCGACACATCGTTGACAACCGCGTCCACTGCTGCTTCTACTTCATCTCCCCCCTGGGACACGG TCTGAAACCTCTTGATGTGCAGTTCATGAAGGCCATCCATAACAAAGTGAACGTGGTGCCTGTCATCGCCAAGGCTGACACCCTTACACTCAGGGAGCGGGAGAGGCTCAAGAGAAGG attCTTGATGAGATTGACGAGCATGGCATTAAAATCTACCACCTGCCTGATGCTGAGTCTGACGAGGATGAGGACTTCAAGGAACAGACCAGGATTCTCAAG GCCAGTATCCCGTTCGCAGTGGTGGGCTCCAACCAGCAGATCGAGGCCAAGGGGAAGAAGGTGCGGGGGCGGCTGTACCCCTGGGGGGTCGTGGAGGTGGAGAACCCGGAGCACAACGACTTCCTCAAGCTGCGCACCATGCTCAT CACTCACATGCAGGACCTTCAGGAGGTGACTCAGGATCTGCACTATGAGAACTTCCGCTCGGAGAGGCTGAAGCGCGGCGGCAG GAAGGAACAGCCAGTGCCGGAGGAAATGGACAAGGACATGATCTTACAGGAGAAGGAGGCTGAG cTGCGCCGTATGCAGGAGATGATCGCCAAGATGCAGGCCCAGATGCAGAAAcaaggagacggagagggagatcACGCCTGA
- the septin2 gene encoding septin-2 isoform X3, producing MSQVDKLKQGQFTNPETPGYVGFANLPNQVHRKSVKKGFEFTLMVVGESGLGKSTLINSLFLTDLYPERIIPGAAEKIERTVQIEASTVEIEERGVKLRLTVVDTPGYGDAINSQDCFSTIIAYIDDQFERYLHDESGLNRRHIVDNRVHCCFYFISPLGHGLKPLDVQFMKAIHNKVNVVPVIAKADTLTLRERERLKRRILDEIDEHGIKIYHLPDAESDEDEDFKEQTRILKASIPFAVVGSNQQIEAKGKKVRGRLYPWGVVEVENPEHNDFLKLRTMLITHMQDLQEVTQDLHYENFRSERLKRGGRLSSHGYVLPLSPARCVGSRYGRNSQCRRKWTRT from the exons ATGTCTCAGGTAGATAAACTCAAG CAAGGGCAGTTCACCAACCCAGAAACGCCTGGTTATGTTGGATTCGCAAATCTCCCCAACCAAGTCCATCGAAAATCAGTGAAGAAAGGCTTCGAGTTCACGCTCATGGTCGTTG GGGAGTCTGGGCTGGGGAAGTCGACGTTGATCAACAGCCTCTTTCTGACTGACCTGTACCCTGAGAGGATCATCCCGGGGGCAGCAG aaAAGATTGAGCGTACGGTACAGATTGAGGCGTCCACAGTTGAAATTGAGGAGCGCGGTGTGAAGCTCCGTCTGACTGTGGTCGACACGCCTGGCTACGGAGATGCCATCAACAGCCAGGACTG CTTCAGCACCATTATTGCCTACATCGACGACCAGTTCGAGCGCTACCTGCATGACGAGAGCGGCCTGAACCGCCGACACATCGTTGACAACCGCGTCCACTGCTGCTTCTACTTCATCTCCCCCCTGGGACACGG TCTGAAACCTCTTGATGTGCAGTTCATGAAGGCCATCCATAACAAAGTGAACGTGGTGCCTGTCATCGCCAAGGCTGACACCCTTACACTCAGGGAGCGGGAGAGGCTCAAGAGAAGG attCTTGATGAGATTGACGAGCATGGCATTAAAATCTACCACCTGCCTGATGCTGAGTCTGACGAGGATGAGGACTTCAAGGAACAGACCAGGATTCTCAAG GCCAGTATCCCGTTCGCAGTGGTGGGCTCCAACCAGCAGATCGAGGCCAAGGGGAAGAAGGTGCGGGGGCGGCTGTACCCCTGGGGGGTCGTGGAGGTGGAGAACCCGGAGCACAACGACTTCCTCAAGCTGCGCACCATGCTCAT CACTCACATGCAGGACCTTCAGGAGGTGACTCAGGATCTGCACTATGAGAACTTCCGCTCGGAGAGGCTGAAGCGCGGCGGCAGGTTGTCCTCTCATGGTTATGTTCTGCCTCTCTCGCCTGC CAGGTGTGTCGGCTCAAGATATG GAAGGAACAGCCAGTGCCGGAGGAAATGGACAAGGACATGA
- the septin2 gene encoding septin-2 isoform X4, which yields MSQQGQFTNPETPGYVGFANLPNQVHRKSVKKGFEFTLMVVGESGLGKSTLINSLFLTDLYPERIIPGAAEKIERTVQIEASTVEIEERGVKLRLTVVDTPGYGDAINSQDCFSTIIAYIDDQFERYLHDESGLNRRHIVDNRVHCCFYFISPLGHGLKPLDVQFMKAIHNKVNVVPVIAKADTLTLRERERLKRRILDEIDEHGIKIYHLPDAESDEDEDFKEQTRILKASIPFAVVGSNQQIEAKGKKVRGRLYPWGVVEVENPEHNDFLKLRTMLITHMQDLQEVTQDLHYENFRSERLKRGGRLSSHGYVLPLSPAKEQPVPEEMDKDMILQEKEAELRRMQEMIAKMQAQMQKQGDGEGDHA from the exons ATGTCTCAG CAAGGGCAGTTCACCAACCCAGAAACGCCTGGTTATGTTGGATTCGCAAATCTCCCCAACCAAGTCCATCGAAAATCAGTGAAGAAAGGCTTCGAGTTCACGCTCATGGTCGTTG GGGAGTCTGGGCTGGGGAAGTCGACGTTGATCAACAGCCTCTTTCTGACTGACCTGTACCCTGAGAGGATCATCCCGGGGGCAGCAG aaAAGATTGAGCGTACGGTACAGATTGAGGCGTCCACAGTTGAAATTGAGGAGCGCGGTGTGAAGCTCCGTCTGACTGTGGTCGACACGCCTGGCTACGGAGATGCCATCAACAGCCAGGACTG CTTCAGCACCATTATTGCCTACATCGACGACCAGTTCGAGCGCTACCTGCATGACGAGAGCGGCCTGAACCGCCGACACATCGTTGACAACCGCGTCCACTGCTGCTTCTACTTCATCTCCCCCCTGGGACACGG TCTGAAACCTCTTGATGTGCAGTTCATGAAGGCCATCCATAACAAAGTGAACGTGGTGCCTGTCATCGCCAAGGCTGACACCCTTACACTCAGGGAGCGGGAGAGGCTCAAGAGAAGG attCTTGATGAGATTGACGAGCATGGCATTAAAATCTACCACCTGCCTGATGCTGAGTCTGACGAGGATGAGGACTTCAAGGAACAGACCAGGATTCTCAAG GCCAGTATCCCGTTCGCAGTGGTGGGCTCCAACCAGCAGATCGAGGCCAAGGGGAAGAAGGTGCGGGGGCGGCTGTACCCCTGGGGGGTCGTGGAGGTGGAGAACCCGGAGCACAACGACTTCCTCAAGCTGCGCACCATGCTCAT CACTCACATGCAGGACCTTCAGGAGGTGACTCAGGATCTGCACTATGAGAACTTCCGCTCGGAGAGGCTGAAGCGCGGCGGCAGGTTGTCCTCTCATGGTTATGTTCTGCCTCTCTCGCCTGC GAAGGAACAGCCAGTGCCGGAGGAAATGGACAAGGACATGATCTTACAGGAGAAGGAGGCTGAG cTGCGCCGTATGCAGGAGATGATCGCCAAGATGCAGGCCCAGATGCAGAAAcaaggagacggagagggagatcACGCCTGA
- the septin2 gene encoding septin-2 isoform X2 has product MSQVDKLKQGQFTNPETPGYVGFANLPNQVHRKSVKKGFEFTLMVVGESGLGKSTLINSLFLTDLYPERIIPGAAEKIERTVQIEASTVEIEERGVKLRLTVVDTPGYGDAINSQDCFSTIIAYIDDQFERYLHDESGLNRRHIVDNRVHCCFYFISPLGHGLKPLDVQFMKAIHNKVNVVPVIAKADTLTLRERERLKRRILDEIDEHGIKIYHLPDAESDEDEDFKEQTRILKASIPFAVVGSNQQIEAKGKKVRGRLYPWGVVEVENPEHNDFLKLRTMLITHMQDLQEVTQDLHYENFRSERLKRGGRLSSHGYVLPLSPAKEQPVPEEMDKDMILQEKEAELRRMQEMIAKMQAQMQKQGDGEGDHA; this is encoded by the exons ATGTCTCAGGTAGATAAACTCAAG CAAGGGCAGTTCACCAACCCAGAAACGCCTGGTTATGTTGGATTCGCAAATCTCCCCAACCAAGTCCATCGAAAATCAGTGAAGAAAGGCTTCGAGTTCACGCTCATGGTCGTTG GGGAGTCTGGGCTGGGGAAGTCGACGTTGATCAACAGCCTCTTTCTGACTGACCTGTACCCTGAGAGGATCATCCCGGGGGCAGCAG aaAAGATTGAGCGTACGGTACAGATTGAGGCGTCCACAGTTGAAATTGAGGAGCGCGGTGTGAAGCTCCGTCTGACTGTGGTCGACACGCCTGGCTACGGAGATGCCATCAACAGCCAGGACTG CTTCAGCACCATTATTGCCTACATCGACGACCAGTTCGAGCGCTACCTGCATGACGAGAGCGGCCTGAACCGCCGACACATCGTTGACAACCGCGTCCACTGCTGCTTCTACTTCATCTCCCCCCTGGGACACGG TCTGAAACCTCTTGATGTGCAGTTCATGAAGGCCATCCATAACAAAGTGAACGTGGTGCCTGTCATCGCCAAGGCTGACACCCTTACACTCAGGGAGCGGGAGAGGCTCAAGAGAAGG attCTTGATGAGATTGACGAGCATGGCATTAAAATCTACCACCTGCCTGATGCTGAGTCTGACGAGGATGAGGACTTCAAGGAACAGACCAGGATTCTCAAG GCCAGTATCCCGTTCGCAGTGGTGGGCTCCAACCAGCAGATCGAGGCCAAGGGGAAGAAGGTGCGGGGGCGGCTGTACCCCTGGGGGGTCGTGGAGGTGGAGAACCCGGAGCACAACGACTTCCTCAAGCTGCGCACCATGCTCAT CACTCACATGCAGGACCTTCAGGAGGTGACTCAGGATCTGCACTATGAGAACTTCCGCTCGGAGAGGCTGAAGCGCGGCGGCAGGTTGTCCTCTCATGGTTATGTTCTGCCTCTCTCGCCTGC GAAGGAACAGCCAGTGCCGGAGGAAATGGACAAGGACATGATCTTACAGGAGAAGGAGGCTGAG cTGCGCCGTATGCAGGAGATGATCGCCAAGATGCAGGCCCAGATGCAGAAAcaaggagacggagagggagatcACGCCTGA